The sequence TTTTACATTTTAGGTTTATAAGGTAAAGAAGTATTATTATGTTGAGTGATAGTAGGGccaatatttttctattatatatatattacctttaacttaataaaatattttatatctGTTTTACCACATTTTATAGGACATAGTTTGTTaattatgaattttatttactaattttatagtattttattttgatttaatgtattatattacttatatatgtaataaataaatgttagAAGCGTCTATAAACATTAGGCTATTAtgaatttttacatataattcTTGTGATACTTCCTATTTGTTCTATATTTCACAATGATATggtaatattattatgtatgtaataTTTACGGAATTATTACAATAAATTTCGCTTTATATAATGTTAAGCTATGTTCTATATAATCATTAATAGTACAAATAatctacaattttttaagaattatCTTTTTATCTTAGTAATTcataaatgtattattacCTTTTCGGTTTTATTATTgagtttttataattttcatatttatttacttatgTTTGGTGGATTAGGTGAATTACAACGCATACTTAATTTTCAAAGAAAATCATATcacatttccattttaaaatattcatattttccaaatttatgAAAGAAGAATAGAACGTTGTTTTCGTgcaattaaaatttattatatatgtgccTTTTCTATATTTCGTATTAAGAAATATAACATATCTAGAATTAATGGATTTATCTAGATTAATATGCAATATTATATctgttattattcatatcTGCTTGATCAAAATTATAATCATGTGATTGTagttcattattttcttcaactcCATTCCTCAACTCCTTCTTGGTTTTACGAATTCTGGGATCTATCCATGCTCTAATCGGGGTGTactattattaaaaaaaatatatatacatttgaaatataataatagtatttaaaaaaatgtgtgtattattcatttttggaaagtgctatataatattcatatttttaaataattattatatttaccttatataaGAGGAATAAAAAGCTAGTTAGTCCTACACACGATGCTGAAATAATAGTTCCATTTGATATCCCCTCTTCTGCTGTATTAGGAACTAAATAAGAAGTAACATCATCTGCATTTTCTTCACGATTATTGTGAGAACTATGACCTTCAGCATCACCCGGAATTAGAGAACCTGAAAGAGTTGTAGCAGAAAGAGAAGTAGAGAGATGAAGATGATGAGCAAGTGTTGTAGAATGGCTAGCAAGAGGTGCAGAATTATGATAAACAGATAGATGTACATGACGATATCCTTCTGTGTCTACATTGATTTCTACATTGCcatcatcttcttcttttggtTTATTAGGTGTACCTGATCGAGTATCTGGGACCTGGGCTGCTATGAGATGTTCAAAATAAAGAGAAGTTAAGTATGAATACTATTATTTATAGCTTCGCTTTAAAGATGACATGTTTCATGCAAcgtatattaaatttatagtaataatttttatgaataaactACCATTAAAGAAAGCATTCGATGATGCATCATCGCACGTAATATAGTTCTTGTCATCTAATTTGACATACTtcttaatgtattttttgaattcttTGCAAAATGATCCATTGTCTGATTTACAATTCTTTTCATACGTTGAGAGGTAAGTACTTCCTAAAGCAACATATTTGCAATAATTCTTTTTAGATATTTTAGTGCTAATTTTACTTATATCTTTATATgcatccaaaaaaaaaaagtaatcataaatattctttaatattttaatttcataCAAATTCTTAACATCAAATTCGCAATCGCAAttagcacattttttttctttcctctcattccataattttaaaattttagcaATGTTTTCATtcgtaaaattattaactaTTAACTGATCATAAAACCAgtatttcaaataaaaacaaagtttTACATTATCTGTTCCATATCTCCCATAATAATCTGTATC is a genomic window of Plasmodium cynomolgi strain B DNA, scaffold: 0344, whole genome shotgun sequence containing:
- a CDS encoding hypothetical protein (putative); translation: MTLDSKIYTLLEFEEQNNSEFSQTNLNVLYKAFFNNECSGNSYSYYDYCEQDESYELKDQHRELYKKFERNLKLITNDTDYYGRYGTDNVKLCFYLKYWFYDQLIVNNFTNENIAKILKLWNERKEKKCANCDCEFDVKNLYEIKILKNIYDYFFFLDAYKDISKISTKISKKNYCKYVALGSTYLSTYEKNCKSDNGSFCKEFKKYIKKYVKLDDKNYITCDDASSNAFFNGSLFIKIITINLIYVA